A window of the Coprobacter fastidiosus genome harbors these coding sequences:
- a CDS encoding glycoside hydrolase family 71/99-like protein yields the protein MKVLKILTLAMCSYLMIPTMQGATKHAKETKYPSYKGMIMAGYQGWFGTPEDGKSGGFRHMAGKNGFKDGSCHIDIWPDVREYSKTYPTEFKNADGSTARIFSSYDASTTDLHFKWMKEYGIDGVFMQRFFDYARGRGEQSLPDIILKNAFDAASKYDRAIAIMYDLSGLRHKKEDCSVIIEDWKYLVDKLNVTNQNGNKTYLHHNKKPVVAIWGLGFTDRPYKVNEIGIEKLIDFLQNDPVYGGCAVMLGVPTAWRDLNFDCTNDPYLHTIIKKADLLLPWTVQRYTPLLHNDMDRYHDETKADIQWCKKNKIDYVPCVTPGFSWHNLSTIQFPDDIKPSGSIPRQGGKFFWDQMYNAMKAGGEMIYVAMFDEIDEGTAIFKCTDTPPVTKISQFIGMDGKPSDHYLWLTGKATQMLRKEIPLTKKMPERN from the coding sequence ATGAAAGTGCTGAAAATTTTAACTCTTGCAATGTGTTCTTACCTTATGATCCCGACCATGCAAGGTGCAACAAAACATGCCAAAGAGACCAAATATCCAAGTTATAAAGGGATGATTATGGCGGGATATCAAGGTTGGTTCGGAACTCCGGAGGACGGAAAAAGCGGAGGATTCCGCCACATGGCGGGTAAAAACGGTTTTAAAGACGGAAGTTGCCACATAGATATTTGGCCTGATGTACGGGAATATTCAAAAACTTATCCCACAGAATTTAAAAATGCCGATGGATCTACAGCCCGTATTTTCAGTTCCTATGATGCCAGCACGACAGATCTCCATTTCAAATGGATGAAAGAATATGGCATAGACGGAGTATTTATGCAGCGCTTTTTTGATTATGCACGGGGAAGAGGTGAACAATCACTACCCGATATCATTCTCAAAAATGCATTTGACGCTGCTTCGAAATATGATCGAGCCATAGCTATTATGTACGACTTGTCAGGATTAAGGCACAAAAAAGAAGATTGCTCGGTTATTATCGAAGACTGGAAATATCTGGTCGATAAACTAAATGTTACAAACCAAAACGGGAATAAAACATATCTGCACCACAACAAAAAACCGGTAGTTGCCATATGGGGATTAGGCTTTACAGACCGTCCATATAAGGTTAATGAAATAGGTATAGAAAAATTAATCGATTTCTTACAAAATGATCCGGTATATGGAGGCTGTGCTGTAATGTTAGGAGTTCCTACAGCTTGGCGCGACTTGAATTTTGACTGTACCAACGATCCTTATCTGCATACGATAATCAAAAAAGCAGATTTATTATTACCTTGGACCGTACAACGCTACACACCACTATTACATAACGATATGGACCGTTATCATGACGAGACCAAAGCCGATATCCAATGGTGTAAAAAGAACAAAATAGATTATGTACCTTGTGTTACTCCGGGATTTAGTTGGCACAATTTAAGTACGATTCAATTTCCCGATGATATAAAGCCTTCAGGTTCGATACCGCGCCAAGGAGGAAAATTTTTCTGGGATCAAATGTATAATGCCATGAAAGCCGGAGGTGAAATGATCTATGTGGCGATGTTCGATGAAATAGACGAAGGTACTGCAATATTTAAATGTACCGATACACCTCCTGTAACTAAAATATCTCAATTTATCGGAATGGACGGAAAACCTTCGGATCATTATTTATGGCTTACCGGTAAAGCGACTCAAATGTTACGAAAAGAAATACCTCTGACAAAAAAAATGCCGGAACGAAACTAA
- a CDS encoding DUF6562 domain-containing protein yields MRKFKNLVMIGFCLLLVACQSEDLFTDAPVAAGEGNVNFTVSAPDLLQMTRATLGENSNSMHGGITNVDFAEYDLRYQLAVYRIDGEGENISYTQVISPQKKVVDSYQAVNYSLRLTPNRNYKFVVWADFVKQGTDTDLHYETGNFENITCIDDVDKQLNDESRDAYFTTEEITVGSDGVMKDLILKRPFAKLRVVATDWGVYNLEMPDNFKITYYGCKRFTNINAVTGLSEGTDLATDLTAVTEIYTGSIDKSQKDYALGYDKSVNNRTLTVDYLMTDATEQTPIHFKFEALDGTSLISSHDLKTDIPIQRNWLTTVMGNILTTDAQLTISIDENFENDWIDAEEWWNPAVIEPKEPVYDESTRTYHIYTREEFAWLPDNILDMITKKDESGKSVNVSILLENDIDMSGVEWKPIYTSGEPTYTVDGQGHTLRNFSLNGKFGAVYEYQIWGITLGKYNAYTGVWGKFEGVMKNLTFENITINGLADDEVHTDVDGNPIDHSKEYAYFAGCVGYTGANYSTVAQFENVHAKHIHIKASTGLTTQNVGGLIGWIGVGGGATWLDNCSAKDIYLTGYQAGGLVGQIVGGRGVAIKNCQTENIHIRLRSRSGISGFIGQYNDGAGSKIENCVYPVHVEYIDDKNGVLTDYEPANNYYGSCSKNKDKLVITAPITLP; encoded by the coding sequence ATGAGAAAATTTAAAAATTTAGTTATGATCGGATTTTGTTTGCTATTGGTAGCGTGTCAATCAGAAGACTTGTTTACTGATGCTCCGGTCGCTGCAGGAGAAGGAAATGTAAATTTTACGGTTTCTGCCCCTGATCTTTTACAAATGACGCGTGCAACTTTAGGTGAAAATAGTAATAGTATGCATGGGGGAATCACTAATGTAGATTTTGCAGAATATGATTTGCGTTATCAGTTAGCGGTTTATCGCATAGATGGGGAAGGGGAGAATATCTCTTATACGCAGGTAATTTCTCCTCAGAAAAAAGTTGTGGATAGTTATCAAGCTGTCAATTATTCTTTACGTCTGACTCCGAACCGGAATTATAAATTTGTAGTTTGGGCGGACTTTGTAAAGCAGGGTACTGATACGGATTTACATTATGAAACCGGTAATTTTGAAAATATTACTTGCATAGACGACGTCGATAAACAACTGAATGATGAGAGTCGGGATGCCTATTTTACGACAGAAGAGATTACGGTTGGTAGTGACGGGGTCATGAAAGATTTGATATTGAAACGTCCTTTTGCAAAACTTCGTGTTGTCGCTACTGATTGGGGTGTATATAATCTGGAGATGCCGGATAATTTTAAAATAACTTATTATGGTTGTAAACGCTTTACTAATATTAATGCAGTGACCGGTTTATCTGAAGGAACAGATTTGGCAACTGATTTAACGGCAGTTACTGAAATTTATACAGGTTCGATTGATAAATCTCAAAAGGACTATGCTTTAGGTTATGATAAAAGTGTGAATAACCGAACCTTGACGGTCGATTATTTAATGACCGATGCAACGGAACAGACTCCTATTCATTTCAAGTTCGAAGCATTGGACGGTACTTCGCTTATCAGTTCACATGATTTAAAAACAGATATTCCCATTCAACGCAATTGGTTAACAACAGTAATGGGTAATATTTTAACTACGGACGCGCAGTTAACTATCTCTATTGATGAAAATTTTGAGAATGATTGGATTGATGCTGAAGAATGGTGGAATCCGGCTGTAATTGAACCGAAAGAACCTGTCTATGACGAGAGTACCCGAACTTATCATATCTATACGAGAGAAGAATTTGCCTGGCTACCGGATAATATCCTTGATATGATTACTAAAAAAGACGAGAGCGGTAAGTCCGTGAACGTTTCTATCCTATTGGAAAACGATATCGATATGAGCGGTGTTGAATGGAAACCTATTTATACTTCAGGAGAACCGACATACACAGTAGATGGTCAAGGGCATACTTTAAGGAATTTTTCTTTAAACGGAAAATTCGGAGCAGTGTATGAATATCAGATTTGGGGTATTACTCTCGGTAAATATAATGCGTATACGGGAGTTTGGGGTAAGTTTGAAGGTGTAATGAAGAATTTGACATTCGAGAACATTACTATTAATGGACTTGCCGATGATGAAGTGCATACGGATGTTGACGGAAATCCGATAGATCATAGTAAAGAATATGCTTATTTTGCCGGTTGTGTGGGATATACCGGAGCAAATTATAGTACCGTTGCTCAATTTGAAAATGTACATGCAAAGCATATACATATTAAAGCCTCTACGGGTTTGACTACCCAAAATGTCGGAGGTCTGATCGGGTGGATCGGTGTAGGCGGAGGAGCTACTTGGTTAGATAACTGTTCTGCCAAAGATATTTATTTAACTGGTTATCAGGCTGGAGGATTAGTTGGCCAAATTGTCGGTGGAAGGGGTGTCGCTATTAAAAATTGTCAGACGGAAAATATCCATATCCGTTTGAGAAGCCGTTCGGGAATATCAGGATTTATTGGACAATATAACGATGGTGCAGGATCGAAAATAGAAAATTGTGTTTATCCAGTACATGTTGAATATATCGATGATAAAAATGGAGTATTGACAGATTATGAGCCTGCAAATAATTATTATGGTTCATGTAGTAAAAATAAAGACAAACTTGTCATAACTGCCCCGATTACTTTACCATGA
- a CDS encoding DUF6562 domain-containing protein: MLLVDKDALPPQDTIQVYLPKGDYQVLAWADYVYKDNPVDRFYQTDMLTSIKTNTDIYPVNTHHRSTAVGQEMFTIGSDFGPNSFSFEESGTFSSMVIPVMMERPSGRYRVIASDFDDFIRAGGTLEGLTVKVIYKQYIGVGYNVEARKPNLFTTMYSFNTILSQIVYDGKEAVSLFGDYLFTDWENETNILADFYFFDASGTEISHCQNIEIPLKRNHETVLRGFFLTRKIGDGNNVNIDDSFDGEYVVEIN, encoded by the coding sequence ATGCTTTTGGTTGATAAAGACGCATTGCCTCCACAAGATACAATACAAGTTTATTTGCCGAAAGGTGACTATCAAGTATTAGCGTGGGCAGATTATGTTTATAAAGATAATCCGGTCGATCGATTTTATCAGACTGATATGTTAACGTCCATTAAGACGAATACGGATATTTATCCTGTTAATACGCATCATCGAAGTACCGCAGTCGGTCAGGAGATGTTTACGATCGGTTCAGATTTTGGGCCAAATAGTTTTTCCTTTGAAGAATCCGGAACTTTCTCTTCTATGGTTATTCCGGTTATGATGGAAAGACCTTCAGGACGTTACAGAGTGATTGCATCCGATTTTGACGATTTTATCCGGGCTGGAGGTACACTGGAGGGGTTGACTGTAAAAGTAATTTATAAACAATATATCGGAGTCGGGTATAATGTAGAAGCCCGAAAACCGAATCTGTTTACGACGATGTATAGTTTTAATACGATTCTTTCTCAAATAGTTTATGATGGAAAAGAGGCGGTCTCTTTGTTCGGAGATTATTTATTTACTGATTGGGAAAATGAAACGAATATTTTGGCCGATTTTTATTTTTTCGATGCTTCAGGAACAGAAATCAGCCATTGTCAGAATATCGAAATTCCTTTGAAGCGTAATCATGAGACTGTATTGAGAGGATTCTTTCTTACTCGAAAAATAGGCGATGGTAATAACGTGAATATCGATGATAGTTTTGATGGAGAATATGTAGTGGAGATCAACTAA